Proteins co-encoded in one Afipia sp. P52-10 genomic window:
- a CDS encoding sugar transferase, with the protein MVDVTGAALGLLFLLPIFVAVAIAIRATSRGPIFFRQYRYGYRNRLFRIYKFRTMYVELGDSSGRQQTAVGDVRVTRVGRILRNTSLDEIPQLINVLKGEMSLVGPRPHVPGMLAAGVLYEDLVPYYFQRHAVKPGITGLAQVSGYRGSTATAQAAIARVDHDLDYIAHRSLRLDATIILRTIRREFLAGSGM; encoded by the coding sequence ATGGTGGATGTCACCGGTGCTGCGTTGGGACTTCTCTTCCTGTTGCCTATCTTTGTGGCTGTGGCGATCGCGATCCGGGCAACATCGCGCGGCCCGATCTTCTTTCGTCAGTACCGCTACGGCTATCGCAACCGTCTGTTTCGCATCTACAAGTTCCGGACCATGTACGTCGAGCTTGGCGATTCGTCGGGACGGCAGCAAACTGCGGTCGGCGACGTCCGGGTGACACGCGTGGGCCGTATTCTCCGCAACACGAGCCTCGACGAAATCCCACAGCTGATTAACGTGCTGAAGGGGGAGATGTCGTTGGTCGGGCCGCGCCCGCATGTCCCGGGAATGCTTGCCGCCGGAGTTCTGTACGAGGATCTCGTGCCTTATTATTTCCAGCGCCATGCCGTGAAGCCGGGGATCACGGGCCTCGCGCAAGTCAGCGGCTATCGCGGCAGCACGGCGACCGCCCAGGCTGCGATCGCCCGCGTGGACCATGATCTCGATTATATCGCGCACCGCTCGTTGCGGCTTGATGCGACCATTATCCTCCGCACGATCCGCAGGGAGTTTCTTGCGGGAAGCGGGATGTAG